The Candidatus Kryptobacter tengchongensis genome contains a region encoding:
- a CDS encoding Ubiquinone/menaquinone biosynthesis C-methylase UbiE — translation MRYERIKSKIDKIISGKIFLRKFFYGILNIFLLRAWYVKREVKNFFNSRNDKINVLDAGCGFGQYSYLIAKRFKNSEVIGVDINENRIKDCEDFARAVKIENLRFEIADLTKLNFSDKFDLILAIDVMEHIKNDETVFENFYKAMRKNGLLIISTPSNLGGSDVHSDEEESFIEEHVRSGYGADEIKSKLEKAGFKNITLKYSYGRWGNLSWKLMVKIPILLLGKSFIFVVLLPLYYLVISGVGFFLMWLDTKVENRKGTGLIVTARK, via the coding sequence ATGAGATACGAGAGAATAAAATCAAAGATTGACAAAATAATCTCTGGGAAAATCTTTTTACGGAAATTTTTTTATGGCATCCTTAACATATTTCTTCTTCGTGCTTGGTATGTGAAAAGGGAGGTGAAAAATTTTTTCAATTCAAGAAATGATAAAATCAACGTTCTTGATGCTGGATGTGGTTTTGGACAATATTCGTATCTTATAGCGAAAAGATTTAAAAATTCGGAAGTTATTGGGGTTGATATAAATGAAAATAGAATCAAAGATTGTGAAGATTTTGCCAGGGCAGTTAAAATTGAAAACTTGAGATTTGAAATCGCCGACCTTACAAAGTTAAATTTTTCAGATAAGTTTGATCTCATTCTTGCTATTGATGTGATGGAACATATTAAAAATGATGAAACAGTTTTTGAAAATTTTTACAAAGCCATGAGAAAAAATGGATTGTTGATAATAAGCACGCCGTCAAATCTTGGAGGGTCGGATGTTCATTCAGATGAAGAGGAAAGTTTTATTGAAGAACATGTCAGAAGTGGATATGGAGCAGATGAAATTAAATCTAAACTTGAAAAGGCGGGATTTAAAAATATAACCCTGAAATACAGTTATGGAAGATGGGGGAATTTATCGTGGAAACTTATGGTGAAAATTCCAATCCTTTTGCTTGGGAAAAGTTTTATTTTTGTCGTGCTTCTTCCTTTGTATTATCTCGTAATTTCTGGTGTGGGATTTTTTCTGATGTGGCTTGATACAAAGGTTGAAAATAGGAAGGGGACTGGTTTAATTGTCACTGCGAGAAAATAA
- a CDS encoding carboxyl-terminal processing protease, which translates to MKRKIFFFGFGLLVLTLFVRFELFQSQKDDIFFKIDKSIDIFGKIYKEVLLNYVDEVDPEKFMRAGIKGMLSELDPYTVFIDEKHREDVDALTTGKYGGIGVSISKFDDQIVITKVLKSYPADMAGIKVGDVIIEIDDIPTKDKSLDEVRTYMIGKPGTPIKLKISREGFENILTFEITRAEIEVKNITYYDFIDDGIAYIKLERFSRNAGEELRKAIKNLQTRGEIKGLILDLRDNPGGLLDAAVDVVEKFVPEGSLIVSTRGRKPDALRNYYSNEKPILPDIPLCVIVNNSSASASEIVAGAIQDLDRGVIIGTKTFGKGLVQTISYLSYNTFLKITTAKYYTPSGRCIQEIDYFHKPDGVFISKPDSEQKVYKTKNGRIVYAQGGIMPDTVVPETKRSDFVESLAQKRLFFKFANLFAIRYKTLPENFKIDEQILEQFKKFVEKNNFAFRDSFEINLEKAVAYAKKQGYQNGYLETIEFTLNKVKTQKIDYFNLYRDEIARELMREILARYKYEDELIAWGLSNDVQVKTAIAILKEKKTYNSILSLK; encoded by the coding sequence ATGAAGAGAAAAATTTTTTTCTTTGGCTTCGGGCTTCTTGTGCTAACTTTATTTGTAAGATTTGAACTTTTTCAGTCGCAAAAAGATGATATATTTTTCAAGATAGACAAAAGCATTGATATCTTCGGAAAAATTTATAAAGAGGTGCTCTTAAACTATGTTGATGAAGTTGATCCTGAAAAATTTATGAGGGCAGGAATAAAGGGAATGTTAAGTGAACTTGACCCTTACACCGTCTTCATAGATGAAAAACACAGAGAAGATGTTGACGCCCTAACAACAGGAAAATATGGAGGAATTGGCGTATCAATATCAAAATTTGATGACCAAATCGTTATAACCAAAGTTTTAAAAAGCTACCCTGCTGATATGGCTGGGATAAAAGTTGGCGATGTCATCATTGAAATTGATGATATACCCACAAAAGATAAATCACTTGACGAAGTTAGAACCTATATGATTGGAAAACCTGGAACGCCAATAAAACTTAAAATTTCAAGGGAAGGATTTGAAAATATACTTACATTTGAAATAACGAGAGCCGAAATTGAAGTCAAGAACATAACTTATTATGATTTCATTGACGATGGAATTGCGTATATAAAACTTGAGCGCTTCTCAAGAAACGCAGGTGAGGAATTGAGAAAAGCAATAAAAAATTTACAGACAAGAGGCGAGATAAAAGGATTAATACTTGATCTTCGTGATAACCCCGGGGGATTGCTTGACGCTGCGGTTGATGTTGTTGAAAAGTTTGTTCCAGAGGGAAGTTTGATAGTTTCAACCCGAGGTCGCAAACCTGATGCCTTGAGAAACTACTACTCAAATGAAAAACCCATTCTTCCAGATATCCCCCTCTGTGTCATAGTTAACAACTCAAGCGCAAGTGCAAGCGAAATAGTTGCTGGAGCAATTCAAGACCTTGATAGAGGCGTGATCATAGGGACAAAAACATTTGGAAAAGGTCTCGTCCAGACAATAAGCTATCTTTCCTATAATACCTTCCTCAAGATAACAACTGCTAAGTATTACACCCCGAGTGGTCGCTGTATCCAGGAAATTGACTATTTCCATAAACCTGATGGCGTTTTCATTTCAAAACCCGACTCGGAGCAAAAGGTTTACAAAACTAAAAATGGTCGGATCGTCTACGCTCAAGGTGGAATAATGCCAGATACAGTTGTTCCCGAAACAAAACGAAGCGATTTCGTTGAATCCCTCGCTCAGAAAAGATTGTTTTTCAAATTTGCAAATTTATTCGCCATAAGGTATAAAACACTGCCGGAAAATTTCAAAATAGATGAACAAATCCTTGAACAATTCAAAAAGTTTGTTGAGAAAAATAATTTCGCATTCCGAGATAGTTTTGAAATAAACCTTGAAAAAGCGGTTGCATACGCAAAAAAGCAAGGATATCAAAATGGCTACCTTGAAACAATTGAGTTTACACTCAACAAAGTAAAAACTCAAAAAATTGATTACTTTAATCTTTATCGTGATGAAATAGCAAGAGAACTTATGCGCGAGATACTTGCAAGATATAAATATGAAGATGAGCTAATAGCATGGGGTCTCTCAAATGATGTTCAAGTTAAAACAGCGATCGCAATTTTAAAAGAGAAAAAAACATATAACTCTATCCTAAGTCTGAAATGA
- a CDS encoding dTMP kinase: MFITFEGLDLCGKTTQAEILIQKLKNSGFDITFVREPGGTRISELIRNILLDSQNKEMDPITELFLFSASRAQLVREVIIPSLNSGKIVICDRFYDSTLAYQGYGRGIEIEKIKIINELASSGLVPDLTFLIDIPVEEIYRRRKEKYGDLDRMENSGLEFYKRVKHGYLEIAKSSDRFIIIDGMKKIDEISEQIWYIVFEKLKMKAK, translated from the coding sequence ATGTTTATAACTTTTGAAGGGCTTGACCTTTGCGGTAAAACAACACAAGCAGAAATTTTAATTCAAAAACTAAAAAACTCCGGTTTTGACATCACATTCGTCAGAGAGCCCGGGGGAACGAGAATCTCCGAGCTTATACGAAATATACTGCTTGATTCACAGAATAAAGAAATGGATCCAATCACGGAACTTTTCCTTTTCTCGGCAAGCCGTGCCCAACTTGTAAGAGAAGTTATAATCCCATCTCTTAACTCAGGAAAAATTGTTATATGTGATAGATTTTATGATTCAACACTTGCTTATCAAGGCTATGGTCGTGGGATTGAGATTGAAAAAATTAAAATTATAAATGAGCTTGCCTCATCCGGGCTCGTTCCCGACTTAACATTTTTAATTGACATCCCAGTTGAAGAAATCTATAGAAGAAGAAAAGAAAAATACGGCGACCTTGACCGAATGGAGAACTCAGGTCTTGAGTTTTATAAAAGGGTGAAGCATGGATACCTTGAAATTGCGAAATCAAGCGATAGATTCATCATTATAGATGGAATGAAAAAAATTGATGAGATAAGCGAACAAATTTGGTATATTGTTTTTGAAAAATTAAAAATGAAGGCAAAATGA
- a CDS encoding Adenylosuccinate synthetase, which yields MLIKIPDGAVWVILGAQWGDEGKGKIVDLLSEDADIVVRYQGGANAGHTVSFDGKTYVLHLLPSGIFHPNVVCVIGNGVVLDPIALIEEIEMVKSAGVDVSGRLFISHRAHLIMPYHKLLDKLYEQGDDKIGTTGKGIGPSYVDKYARVGIRVVDLLDRDVFCKKLRKNIELKNEIIEKIYGETKFDVEKIIDEYIEFDKKIDEYVTDTAVYLNRAIKDGKKILLEGAQGALLDIDHGTYPYVTSSSPTAGGASTGSGIPPTKINGVIGVIKAYTTRVGEGPFPTELKDELGDHIREKGHEYGATTGRPRRCGWLDIVSLNYTIMINGIEKLALTKLDVLDELDEIKICVAYELKGKKLKNFPTNSETLSKVEPVYESFKGWKTKTSDLKSYSDLPSEAREYIEAIEKLTGVEVSIISVGADRNQTILR from the coding sequence ATGTTAATTAAAATTCCTGATGGTGCTGTATGGGTTATCCTTGGTGCTCAATGGGGTGATGAAGGAAAAGGAAAAATTGTTGACCTTTTAAGTGAGGATGCAGATATCGTTGTTAGATATCAAGGGGGTGCAAATGCAGGGCATACGGTTTCATTTGATGGAAAAACCTATGTTCTACATCTTCTGCCTTCGGGAATTTTTCATCCTAATGTTGTTTGTGTAATTGGTAATGGAGTTGTTCTTGATCCCATTGCTTTAATTGAAGAAATTGAGATGGTGAAATCTGCGGGTGTTGATGTTTCCGGACGACTTTTTATAAGTCACAGGGCTCATCTAATAATGCCATATCACAAGCTTCTTGATAAACTTTATGAGCAGGGGGATGATAAAATTGGAACAACTGGAAAGGGGATTGGTCCATCTTATGTTGATAAGTATGCAAGGGTTGGAATTAGAGTTGTTGACCTTCTTGATAGAGATGTATTTTGCAAAAAACTTCGCAAGAATATAGAGTTAAAAAACGAAATCATAGAGAAAATTTACGGTGAAACGAAGTTTGATGTTGAAAAAATAATTGACGAATACATTGAGTTTGATAAAAAAATTGATGAGTATGTGACGGATACGGCTGTTTATTTAAACAGAGCAATAAAAGATGGGAAAAAAATTCTTCTTGAAGGGGCACAAGGGGCTTTGCTTGATATTGATCATGGAACATATCCTTATGTGACCTCATCAAGTCCAACAGCTGGAGGTGCATCAACAGGTTCGGGAATACCACCAACGAAGATAAATGGCGTAATTGGTGTTATAAAAGCATACACAACACGAGTTGGAGAAGGTCCATTCCCAACCGAGTTAAAAGATGAACTTGGGGATCACATAAGGGAGAAAGGTCATGAATATGGTGCAACAACTGGTAGACCAAGAAGATGCGGTTGGCTTGATATTGTAAGTTTAAACTACACGATTATGATAAACGGGATTGAAAAACTCGCTTTAACTAAACTTGATGTCCTTGATGAACTTGATGAAATAAAAATTTGCGTCGCTTATGAACTAAAAGGGAAAAAACTTAAAAATTTCCCGACTAATTCAGAGACGCTCTCTAAAGTTGAACCTGTTTATGAAAGTTTCAAAGGCTGGAAAACGAAAACTTCAGATCTTAAATCTTATTCAGATCTTCCGTCGGAGGCAAGAGAATATATTGAAGCTATAGAGAAACTAACAGGTGTGGAAGTTTCAATCATTTCTGTTGGGGCAGACAGAAATCAAACAATTTTAAGATAA
- a CDS encoding L-alanine-DL-glutamate epimerase, which translates to MLLKYRTFELKLKHPFKITRGVRTSNWVVLIEVEHDGVIGYGEASPSQRYGETIETVQNFLNKVDLSKFNDPFNLEEILNYIDSIEPGNTSAKAGIDIALHDLIGKLLKIPIYKLFGLNKEKTPITSFTIGIDEPNVIERKVREAEEYPILKVKLGLENDEEIIRTIRKITDKLIRVDANEGWKTKELALEKIKWLQDEGVELVEQPMPANDLDSVAWLRDKVDIPIIADENCIRLYDVPTLGKAYDGINIKLMKSTGIREAIKMINTARAMNMKIMIGCMIESSVGITAGAQISPLVDFADLDGNLLITNDPFEGVKVKGGKLILPDEPGLGVKKLI; encoded by the coding sequence ATGCTTTTAAAATATCGCACATTTGAACTTAAACTTAAGCACCCTTTCAAGATCACACGAGGTGTAAGAACATCAAATTGGGTTGTGCTTATTGAAGTTGAACACGACGGCGTAATTGGTTATGGCGAAGCATCCCCATCACAAAGATATGGCGAAACCATTGAAACAGTGCAAAACTTTTTAAATAAAGTTGATCTATCAAAGTTTAATGATCCATTTAATCTTGAGGAAATTTTAAACTATATTGATTCAATTGAGCCGGGAAATACATCTGCAAAAGCCGGGATTGATATCGCCTTGCACGATCTTATCGGAAAATTGCTTAAAATCCCCATTTACAAACTTTTCGGACTCAATAAAGAAAAAACTCCAATCACCTCGTTCACAATCGGCATAGACGAGCCAAATGTTATTGAACGAAAGGTCAGAGAAGCTGAAGAATATCCTATTTTGAAAGTTAAGCTTGGACTTGAGAACGACGAAGAGATAATCAGAACGATACGAAAGATCACAGATAAATTAATCAGGGTTGACGCAAACGAAGGATGGAAAACCAAAGAACTTGCACTTGAAAAAATCAAATGGCTTCAAGATGAAGGAGTTGAACTTGTTGAACAACCAATGCCTGCCAATGATCTTGACTCAGTTGCATGGCTTAGAGATAAAGTTGATATTCCAATAATCGCAGATGAGAACTGTATTCGCCTTTATGATGTTCCAACTTTAGGAAAGGCATATGATGGAATTAATATAAAGCTTATGAAATCCACGGGTATAAGAGAAGCAATAAAAATGATAAACACCGCAAGAGCAATGAATATGAAAATTATGATTGGTTGTATGATTGAATCATCTGTTGGGATAACCGCAGGAGCCCAAATTTCACCACTTGTTGATTTTGCAGACCTTGATGGAAATCTTTTGATAACAAACGATCCATTTGAAGGAGTTAAAGTTAAAGGTGGAAAGTTAATTCTTCCAGATGAGCCAGGACTTGGCGTAAAAAAATTAATTTAA
- a CDS encoding anti-sigma B factor antagonist translates to MRLRAKEFDDVVVIEIKGNLMGGPDSQKFRELLHKLLDQGKNKVVVDVKNVKFMNSAGLGTLISGLTTMRNGGGDLKIANPTDKIESLLMITRLIKVFETYNSVEEAIESYKKRATKKK, encoded by the coding sequence ATGCGATTAAGAGCAAAGGAATTTGATGATGTTGTCGTAATTGAGATTAAAGGAAATTTAATGGGAGGTCCTGACTCTCAAAAGTTTAGAGAGCTTTTGCACAAACTCCTTGATCAAGGGAAAAATAAAGTCGTCGTTGATGTTAAAAATGTTAAATTTATGAACAGCGCAGGGCTTGGGACTTTGATAAGTGGCTTGACGACAATGAGAAATGGCGGGGGTGACCTCAAAATCGCAAATCCAACCGATAAAATTGAATCGCTTTTGATGATAACACGACTTATAAAAGTTTTTGAAACTTATAACTCCGTTGAAGAAGCAATTGAAAGTTATAAAAAAAGAGCAACAAAGAAAAAGTAA
- a CDS encoding Predicted dehydrogenase translates to MEKVKLGIIGLGGIAQAVHLPILSKLENVKIVAMCDADKAKAKMLSEKYNVPYFYTDYEKMLKEVDEIEAVEILTPTNLHAEMTIACVSAGKDVFVERPLARTYKETVAVVKAIEETNRKVMVGMNLRFRPDCMLMKGFIEQGELGSIFYVKGGWFKRPNDKKWVLMKDKSGGGVILDLGISILDLALWMAGYPEVKSVNSISYKHQTRSVEDSAIVLLKFKNEATLFIDVSWSYEFESPIFYLHIFGTEGTGELNPFRIYKDIQGKLINLVPEKTEKPEILYWKSYENELKHFLGAVRELHPLISTAKDALYRMKIVEAIYKSAERGKEVILQ, encoded by the coding sequence ATGGAAAAGGTTAAACTTGGCATAATTGGGCTCGGTGGTATAGCTCAAGCAGTTCATCTACCAATACTTTCAAAACTTGAAAATGTTAAAATTGTTGCTATGTGCGATGCTGATAAGGCAAAGGCAAAAATGCTTTCCGAAAAATACAATGTCCCCTACTTCTACACCGATTATGAAAAAATGTTGAAAGAGGTTGATGAAATTGAAGCCGTTGAAATTTTAACTCCGACAAATCTTCATGCTGAGATGACAATAGCATGCGTTAGCGCTGGGAAAGATGTATTCGTTGAGAGACCCCTCGCAAGGACATATAAAGAAACCGTAGCAGTTGTGAAAGCTATTGAAGAAACCAATCGCAAGGTGATGGTCGGAATGAACTTAAGGTTTAGACCTGATTGTATGTTGATGAAGGGCTTTATTGAGCAAGGGGAACTTGGGTCAATTTTTTATGTAAAAGGTGGATGGTTCAAAAGACCAAATGATAAAAAGTGGGTATTAATGAAAGATAAATCCGGAGGCGGAGTTATACTTGACCTCGGAATTAGCATACTTGACCTCGCACTTTGGATGGCTGGATACCCCGAAGTTAAAAGCGTGAACTCAATCTCATATAAACATCAAACTCGCTCAGTTGAGGATAGCGCCATTGTTCTCTTAAAGTTCAAAAATGAAGCGACACTTTTTATTGATGTGAGCTGGTCATATGAATTTGAAAGCCCGATATTCTATCTGCATATATTTGGAACCGAAGGAACAGGCGAATTAAACCCATTCAGGATTTATAAAGACATTCAGGGAAAACTTATAAATCTTGTGCCAGAGAAAACAGAAAAGCCAGAGATACTTTATTGGAAATCATATGAAAATGAACTGAAACACTTCCTTGGCGCTGTGCGTGAACTTCATCCGCTTATTTCAACAGCAAAAGACGCGCTTTATAGGATGAAAATTGTTGAAGCAATTTATAAATCAGCCGAGCGAGGAAAGGAAGTAATCCTTCAATAA
- a CDS encoding Histidine kinase-, DNA gyrase B-, and HSP90-like ATPase produces MLKAVNIKRFLILLALAIALGILYYTNVIVKNLEMREKQIANLYAKSIEYIVNSPGTSEFTFIFDQIILAIDFPVIVTDRERNPLFYRNIEIDTTLSKKQREKILRREIEKMEKTFEPIKIAYQDTLILNYVFYGNSKLVEQLKILPYIILIVAGIFVLIGYLSFSYIKKTEQSNIWVGLARETAHQLGTPLSSLYGWLEILRTKIDNGEDVSNVIHEIENDLNKLNKITQRFSKIGSKAELVEEKISDVINSVIRYFEKRIPHSGKKIMISIKGDMDAKAFINRELFEWVIENLLKNSLDAIENSEGKIEFKIQEKGKLVIIDVSDTGRGINMKYRKDIFRPGYTTKKRGWGLGLSLSKRIIEIYHGGKLFLKESKIGKGSTFRIVLKK; encoded by the coding sequence ATGTTAAAGGCAGTTAATATAAAAAGATTCCTCATCTTGCTTGCCTTGGCAATCGCACTTGGGATTCTTTACTATACAAATGTTATAGTCAAAAATCTTGAAATGAGAGAAAAACAAATCGCAAATCTTTACGCAAAGTCAATTGAATATATAGTCAATTCCCCTGGGACATCTGAATTTACATTTATCTTTGATCAGATCATTCTTGCGATTGATTTTCCTGTGATTGTAACCGACAGGGAGAGGAATCCTCTTTTTTACAGAAACATTGAAATTGATACAACCCTATCCAAGAAACAAAGGGAGAAGATTTTGCGTAGGGAGATTGAGAAGATGGAAAAAACATTTGAGCCTATAAAAATAGCTTACCAAGATACGCTAATTTTAAACTATGTCTTTTACGGAAACTCAAAACTTGTTGAGCAGCTCAAAATTTTACCATATATAATACTAATTGTCGCTGGGATTTTCGTTTTAATTGGATACTTGAGTTTTAGCTATATTAAGAAAACGGAGCAAAGCAATATCTGGGTTGGGCTTGCACGGGAGACGGCACATCAGCTCGGGACACCGCTTTCAAGTTTATATGGCTGGCTTGAAATTTTAAGGACAAAAATTGATAACGGTGAGGATGTAAGCAATGTAATTCATGAAATAGAAAATGATCTTAACAAGCTTAACAAAATAACTCAAAGATTTTCAAAGATAGGTTCAAAAGCGGAATTAGTTGAGGAAAAAATCTCAGATGTTATAAATTCCGTGATCAGGTATTTTGAGAAGAGAATTCCTCACTCTGGCAAGAAAATAATGATATCAATCAAGGGGGACATGGATGCAAAAGCTTTCATCAATCGTGAATTATTTGAATGGGTTATTGAAAATTTGCTCAAAAATTCACTTGATGCGATTGAAAACAGCGAAGGGAAAATAGAGTTTAAAATTCAAGAGAAGGGGAAACTTGTTATAATTGATGTTTCAGATACAGGGCGTGGGATAAATATGAAATATCGTAAGGATATCTTCAGACCTGGTTACACTACGAAGAAAAGGGGATGGGGACTTGGATTGAGTTTGTCAAAAAGGATAATTGAAATTTACCACGGCGGTAAGCTTTTCCTAAAGGAAAGCAAAATCGGCAAAGGTTCAACTTTTAGAATAGTTTTGAAAAAGTGA
- a CDS encoding DNA mismatch repair protein MutL, with product MGRIKILPEEIASKIAAGEVIQRPESVVKELIENSIDAGAKNITVILKDAGKALVQVIDDGCGMSEDDAVIAFERHATSKIETYEDLENIRTLGFRGEALASIAAVAQVEMKTRTQEDELATLVKIEGGKIIEISKTSHPIGTSIAVKNLFFNTPARRNFLKSNYTEFKHAYEAFIRFAIAYPEISFELISDDELISKFEATDFETRIKQIFGDEFFKTLIPVDEKTEYVSIYGFISKPEFSRKTKADQFIFLNRRYIINRSINHAVYNAYEHLIDKGNFPSFILMILIDPRHVDINVHPSKLEVKFDDEQGIYNFVRAVVKHSLSKFNLIPEIEIEPSGGIKLHPPSEIEEIKQKLINLTEPIKEKIQKEQQYSLEFLTSSFPEAMTAIQAKEDIKKVEKISQEIQSAISQSVEERGEEGISFMQIHNKYIIAQIKTGIMIIDQHVAHERILYERALDSLNSRSPFTQQLLFPQTIEVTPADMAVVKEIKEHLESLGFDLRIFGKSTIILYGVPPEVKQGSEKKIFLEIIELYRENSNAEPNLSVRENLAKAFACKTAIKAGDKLTPEEIQVLIDQLFLTRNPYVCPHGRPIIVKIPIEELDRKFGRI from the coding sequence ATGGGAAGGATAAAAATTTTACCTGAAGAAATAGCAAGCAAAATTGCAGCTGGTGAAGTCATACAAAGACCCGAATCCGTAGTTAAAGAATTGATTGAAAACTCAATTGATGCAGGAGCAAAAAATATAACCGTAATTTTAAAAGACGCTGGGAAAGCACTTGTTCAAGTGATTGATGATGGTTGCGGGATGAGCGAGGACGATGCAGTTATTGCCTTTGAAAGACACGCAACAAGCAAAATTGAAACATATGAAGACCTTGAAAACATACGAACGCTTGGCTTCAGGGGAGAAGCCCTTGCATCAATCGCAGCTGTTGCCCAGGTTGAAATGAAAACAAGAACACAAGAAGATGAACTTGCAACGCTTGTTAAGATAGAAGGCGGAAAAATAATTGAGATTTCAAAAACATCGCATCCAATTGGAACATCAATTGCGGTTAAAAATCTTTTCTTCAATACCCCAGCAAGGAGAAACTTTTTAAAAAGCAATTACACAGAATTCAAACATGCTTATGAGGCTTTCATAAGGTTCGCTATAGCCTATCCCGAAATATCCTTTGAACTCATAAGCGATGACGAATTAATCTCAAAATTTGAAGCAACTGATTTTGAAACAAGAATAAAACAAATTTTTGGCGATGAATTTTTTAAAACTCTAATCCCTGTAGACGAGAAAACTGAATATGTAAGCATATATGGATTCATAAGCAAACCAGAATTTTCAAGAAAGACAAAAGCTGATCAATTTATCTTTCTTAACAGAAGATATATAATAAATCGCTCCATAAATCACGCAGTCTACAATGCCTACGAGCATCTCATTGATAAAGGGAATTTCCCGTCATTTATTTTGATGATCCTGATTGACCCAAGGCATGTTGATATAAATGTCCACCCATCAAAACTTGAGGTTAAATTTGACGATGAACAAGGAATTTACAACTTTGTTCGTGCAGTTGTGAAACACTCGCTATCAAAGTTCAATTTAATCCCTGAAATTGAAATTGAGCCATCTGGCGGAATTAAACTCCATCCACCTTCGGAAATTGAAGAGATAAAACAAAAGTTAATAAACTTAACCGAACCAATTAAAGAGAAAATTCAAAAAGAGCAACAATATTCACTTGAATTTTTAACTTCTTCTTTTCCAGAAGCAATGACTGCAATTCAAGCGAAGGAAGATATCAAAAAGGTTGAAAAAATTTCTCAAGAAATTCAATCTGCAATCTCACAATCAGTAGAGGAAAGAGGCGAAGAAGGAATCTCCTTTATGCAAATCCATAACAAATATATAATTGCCCAAATTAAAACTGGGATAATGATAATTGATCAGCATGTCGCTCATGAGAGAATTCTTTACGAAAGGGCGCTTGACAGTTTAAATTCAAGATCCCCATTCACGCAACAACTTCTCTTTCCTCAAACAATTGAAGTCACGCCAGCAGACATGGCAGTTGTTAAAGAAATTAAAGAGCATCTTGAAAGTTTGGGATTTGACCTGCGAATTTTCGGAAAAAGTACAATAATACTTTACGGAGTTCCACCAGAAGTCAAACAGGGCTCGGAGAAAAAAATTTTTCTGGAGATAATTGAACTTTACAGAGAAAATTCAAATGCCGAACCAAATTTAAGTGTTCGTGAAAATCTTGCAAAAGCGTTCGCTTGCAAAACAGCGATCAAAGCAGGAGATAAATTGACCCCAGAAGAAATCCAAGTTCTCATTGATCAACTCTTCCTTACACGAAATCCATATGTGTGCCCACACGGGAGACCGATAATAGTTAAAATTCCAATTGAAGAGCTTGACAGAAAATTTGGAAGGATATAA